The nucleotide sequence TTAAAGGATTGAAAATAAGGACCCCGGAAGATGAGATTACACTCGCGATATTCAAGACCCTTGGTGCTAATCCGGCCCCTCTTGCTTTTGGTGAACTTTACTTAGCATTACAGCAGGGAGTTTTTGACGGACAGGAAAATCCAGTTACCAACATCTACTTCTCCAATCTCCATGAAGTTCAGAAATTCTTATCCCTTTCTAACCATAAATATGAGATGTGTCCTCTCATTGTATCAGAATCAGTTTGGAAAACCCTTTCCGATTCTCATAAATCTATCCTTAGCGAAGCAGCTCTTCGATTTGCCAAAATGCATCGCCAGGAGAACAATAAGCTCCAGAACGAATTGCTTGGAGAGGTTAAAGCATCCGGTGTGGCGGTAAACACCGCCGATGTTCCCGCATTGCGTGATGCCACTGCATCAGTATATGACCAATTCAGACCGAAATTTGGTTCTGGTTTTATCGATCGACTGGTAAAAGCCGCGTCCGGTAAATAGTAACATAACAAAGAAATATGGGCGGGTCACCGACGGGATGATATAATACTCGTGAGGAGACCCGCTCACCTTTTCTTCAGAATACCGGAAGGAGCCGTCATGAAAGGTTTTGCACATAAGTCATTAGATAAACTGGCAGCTATTGAAGAGTACGTACTTCTTTTAACTGGTATTGCTCTTGTTGTCGTGGTTGCGTTGGGAGTTGTTTTTAGATACATAATTCGTGCTCAGCTGACCTGGGCTTATGAGCTTTCAATCCTGCTTTTTATTTGGGTATCTTTTCTCGGAGCGAGTGTAGGTACCAGACAGCATGCACATATAACTTTTGATTTCCTTATTCGTCTTTTTCCTCCCGGATGGAATAAATGGCTAATGGTTCTGGGAAATGTGATAGTTCTTCTCATTTCCATAGCTGGGATAGCTTTGGGCTATGTAATCTTTTTGCGAACTATGGGCCAGAGTTTTCAAACTCTCCCGTTGTCCCGGGGATGGATGTATCTGGCTTTGCCGGTTGGCTTTCTTTTTATTGCGATTCATATAACTGAGAACATATTGAAACTGTTGCTCAACCCCACGATTGATTCGCCTGATCTGACAGTGAACGGGAGAGAGAAATGACATTGCCTCTATTGATTATTTTTGGATTATTACTGGTTGCCCAAGTTCCGATTGCCATGGCTCTGATTGGTTCGGCTGTAGGTGCTGTTGCTTTCTTTAGCCGTATTCCGGTGGAGGCAGTTTTTCATCGTATGACCGGGGGGCTTGATTCTTTTGTTCTGCTGGCGATCCCTTTTTTTATACTTGCAGGTAATCTAATGAATACAGGGGGAATAACGGAGCGAATTTTTAAGTTTGCCAATC is from Marispirochaeta sp. and encodes:
- a CDS encoding TRAP transporter small permease — its product is MKGFAHKSLDKLAAIEEYVLLLTGIALVVVVALGVVFRYIIRAQLTWAYELSILLFIWVSFLGASVGTRQHAHITFDFLIRLFPPGWNKWLMVLGNVIVLLISIAGIALGYVIFLRTMGQSFQTLPLSRGWMYLALPVGFLFIAIHITENILKLLLNPTIDSPDLTVNGREK